A region of Fervidobacterium sp. DNA encodes the following proteins:
- a CDS encoding LysO family transporter has protein sequence MLWYVLIVFFAGFFLGKFVKTQWIGKYKLVLVLTFLLLFTLGLEIGSNEELFKKIDEIILYGFLIASFGSLGSFVTGYLLERLALSKKKMEG, from the coding sequence ATGCTTTGGTATGTACTAATCGTATTTTTTGCTGGATTCTTTCTTGGAAAATTTGTGAAAACTCAATGGATTGGTAAGTACAAGCTTGTACTTGTGCTTACCTTTCTCTTACTATTTACACTTGGTTTAGAGATAGGATCTAACGAAGAACTCTTTAAGAAAATAGACGAAATTATATTGTATGGATTTTTAATTGCATCATTTGGAAGTCTTGGTAGCTTTGTCACAGGGTACCTTTTAGAAAGGCTTGCCCTAAGTAAAAAAAAGATGGAGGGCTAA
- a CDS encoding lysine exporter LysO family protein: protein MSVILLLSSVILGLISGRTLKFHLPDGSVSVVLYLLVFLVGLDLSKEKIEKRFIKDISLVIISTISGTIFFVLLLSFFLPLKKLEVLAAASGFGWYSLSSVIISTSYNAYLGSISFFSNVIRELIAIIIAPFGIKKSRYGTISVAGATSMDTLLGLITIYSDRETALVSFGHGFFISIMVPFSVNFFLSFIK, encoded by the coding sequence ATGTCAGTGATATTGTTGCTTTCTTCAGTGATTTTAGGATTGATTTCTGGAAGAACATTAAAATTTCATTTACCTGACGGATCCGTATCTGTAGTTCTTTACTTGTTGGTATTTCTTGTAGGTCTTGATCTAAGCAAAGAAAAAATAGAAAAACGCTTTATAAAAGATATTTCACTCGTAATAATTTCAACTATCTCCGGTACTATATTTTTCGTACTTCTTTTATCTTTTTTCTTACCTTTAAAAAAACTAGAAGTATTAGCAGCTGCATCTGGCTTTGGATGGTACAGCCTTTCGTCAGTTATAATCTCTACTTCGTATAATGCCTATCTGGGAAGCATATCTTTCTTTTCGAACGTTATTAGAGAACTCATTGCAATAATAATTGCTCCATTTGGAATAAAAAAATCAAGATACGGTACAATATCTGTAGCGGGTGCGACTTCTATGGATACTCTTCTTGGATTAATAACAATCTACAGTGATAGGGAAACTGCACTTGTCTCTTTTGGGCATGGCTTCTTTATCTCAATAATGGTACCATTTTCGGTTAATTTCTTTCTCAGCTTTATAAAATAA